A stretch of the Solanum dulcamara chromosome 6, daSolDulc1.2, whole genome shotgun sequence genome encodes the following:
- the LOC129891713 gene encoding uncharacterized protein LOC129891713 has protein sequence MARTNKYTSLNFNDIYEKKTTNNNSGKPNSSSSSSLDSRNKTIISNSRIHGHMLVLSRPTPKPISIPQTQPIPIQQQTKLQSPPDQIHAESDSISLRPQGRTGSGTTSLSSSPVNPPSPLQSPLPKSNRFVPPHLRPGFVGREEKPVPDVAKGGQGVRARPEVGAGQHHHHHQGYLGSSPNRYGENGRPKSGGGYERMRGFSEADSVNFVNRPRSSGARPNSSG, from the coding sequence ATGGCAAGAACCAATAAATATACCTCCCTTAACTTCAACGACATCTACGAGAAGAAAACTACTAACAATAACTCTGGTAAACCAAACTCTTCTTCATCGTCGTCGTTAGATAGTCGTAACAAGACTATTATCTCCAACTCTCGTATCCATGGACATATGCTTGTCCTGAGCCGGCCTACTCCCAAGCCAATCTCCATTCCTCAAACCCAGCCTATTCCGATCCAGCAACAAACTAAGTTACAGAGCCCACCGGATCAAATCCATGCTGAATCGGACTCTATTTCACTTCGTCCTCAAGGCCGTACTGGATCCGGCACAACCTCACTGTCTTCCTCTCCTGTGAACCCGCCTTCACCTTTGCAATCGCCTTTGCCAAAGTCGAACCGGTTCGTACCGCCACATCTTAGACCGGGTTTTGTAGGACGGGAGGAGAAACCGGTGCCGGATGTTGCGAAGGGTGGTCAGGGAGTGAGAGCTAGACCGGAGGTTGGGGCTGGtcagcatcatcatcatcatcagggATATCTTGGGTCGTCACCTAATCGATATGGAGAGAACGGTAGGCCGAAATCGGGAGGTGGGTATGAACGAATGAGGGGATTTAGTGAGGCTGATTCTGTGAACTTCGTGAACCGGCCTAGATCTAGCGGGGCTCGGCCCAACTCTAGTGGATGA